A stretch of Paludisphaera borealis DNA encodes these proteins:
- a CDS encoding IS5 family transposase, translating to MTTSKSPLRVFQVAYEAACRALPAHRHQFSPKKFTQPQLLACLVLKEFLRLDYRGLAAHLADQADLRDRIGLTVVPHFTTFQKAAQRLLASVPGRRMFDAVLDRAREDGTLKRRVPLAAVDGTGMESRHVSRYYAKRRSAGDSDPARTYAHYPKVVFVVDCKSHMILSAVPGRGPASDLVQFGRAWTQAVRRARIDTLLADADFDAERVHRAVRSHGVRTIIPPKRGRPTDKPPTGWWRRVMKQRFAGLKRKYGQRWQVETVNSMLKRRLGSALRARKHPTQCREIVLRAITHNVMIVRLRVFYRATTDGFATQRRLLDLDGFRAQAYDLLTTPAAQEAFRIDKEDPKTRDRYGRNIYGQSVLLARRLVEAGVRVASISWAPDANATWDTHGNNFTALKNRLLPQLDSALSSLLDDLQTRGRLDRTLVVVMGEFGRSPRVNAGAGRDHWNFGYSLFFAGGGIKAGHVHGASDKIGGRPQLDPVTPAEIIATIYHCLGISADTILHDQFQRPMTVVPDGRPINALLA from the coding sequence GTGACTACGAGCAAATCACCACTGCGGGTGTTCCAGGTCGCCTACGAGGCGGCTTGTCGCGCCCTTCCGGCGCACCGCCACCAGTTCAGCCCCAAGAAGTTCACCCAGCCTCAACTTCTGGCCTGCCTGGTGCTCAAGGAGTTCCTCCGCCTCGACTACCGCGGGTTGGCGGCGCATCTGGCGGACCAGGCCGACCTCCGGGACCGGATCGGGCTGACGGTCGTCCCGCACTTCACCACGTTTCAGAAGGCCGCACAGCGGTTGCTGGCCTCGGTCCCCGGCCGCCGGATGTTCGACGCCGTGCTCGATCGTGCGAGGGAGGACGGCACGCTGAAGCGCCGCGTCCCGTTGGCGGCCGTCGACGGCACGGGGATGGAGTCGCGGCACGTCAGCCGCTACTACGCCAAGCGTCGCTCCGCCGGAGACTCCGACCCCGCCAGGACTTACGCGCATTATCCGAAGGTCGTCTTCGTGGTCGACTGCAAGAGCCATATGATCCTCTCGGCGGTCCCGGGGCGTGGCCCGGCGTCGGATCTGGTGCAGTTCGGCCGGGCCTGGACCCAGGCCGTGCGCCGCGCCCGGATCGACACGCTGCTGGCCGACGCCGACTTCGACGCCGAACGGGTCCACCGGGCCGTCCGGTCGCACGGCGTGCGGACGATCATCCCGCCGAAGCGGGGCCGGCCGACCGACAAGCCCCCCACGGGCTGGTGGCGGCGGGTGATGAAACAGCGTTTCGCCGGGCTCAAACGCAAGTACGGTCAACGGTGGCAGGTGGAGACGGTGAACTCGATGCTCAAGCGGCGCTTGGGCTCGGCCCTCCGCGCGCGGAAGCATCCGACCCAGTGCCGCGAGATCGTCCTTCGGGCCATTACCCATAACGTCATGATTGTGCGACTACGGGTTTTCTACAGAGCAACGACGGACGGTTTTGCGACTCAACGCCGACTCCTGGATCTTGATGGCTTCCGGGCCCAGGCGTACGACCTGCTGACCACACCTGCCGCCCAAGAGGCGTTTCGGATCGACAAGGAGGACCCGAAGACGCGCGACCGGTACGGCCGTAACATCTACGGCCAGAGCGTCTTGCTGGCCCGCCGCCTGGTCGAGGCCGGGGTCCGGGTCGCCAGCATTTCGTGGGCGCCCGACGCCAACGCCACATGGGACACCCACGGCAACAACTTCACCGCTCTGAAAAACAGGCTGCTGCCGCAACTCGACTCCGCCCTCTCGTCTCTGCTGGACGACCTCCAGACGCGAGGCCGCCTCGATCGGACGCTCGTCGTCGTCATGGGCGAGTTCGGCCGCAGCCCCAGGGTCAACGCCGGCGCCGGCCGCGATCACTGGAACTTCGGATACAGTCTGTTCTTCGCCGGGGGAGGGATCAAGGCGGGCCATGTCCACGGGGCCAGCGACAAGATCGGCGGCCGTCCTCAACTTGATCCCGTCACCCCGGCCGAGATCATCGCCACGATCTACCACTGTCTGGGAATCTCCGCCGACACGATCCTCCACGATCAGTTCCAGCGGCCGATGACCGTCGTCCCAGACGGCCGCCCGATCAACGCCTTGCTCGCCTGA